One stretch of Miscanthus floridulus cultivar M001 chromosome 18, ASM1932011v1, whole genome shotgun sequence DNA includes these proteins:
- the LOC136520743 gene encoding hexose carrier protein HEX6-like, with protein MAVGVVAVEGGQDRRYGGRITTFVVLSCMTAGMGGVIFGYDIGIAGGVSSMEPFLRKFFPDVYRRMHGDTRVSNYCKFDSQLLTAFTSSLYVAGLLTTFLAARVTAGRGRRASMVLGGAAFLAGAAVGGASVNIYMVILGRVLLGVGLGFANQAVPLYLSEMAPARLRGAFSNGFQLSVGVGALAANVINFGTEKIRGGWGWRVSLALAAVPAGLLTLGALFLPETPNSLVQQGRDRHDVARLLQKVRGAGVDVGDELDDIVAAAASAGEDGAGGDGLRRLLVERRYRPQLVMAVAIPFFQQVTGINAIAFYAPELLRTIGMGESASLLSAVVTGVVGVGSTFASMLAVDRFGRRTLFLVGGAQMLASQVLIGAIMAAELRDSGGLGKGWAGVLILLIAVYVAGFGWSWGPLGWLVPSEIFPLEVRAAGQSVTVAVSFAFTVFVAQAFLSMLCHMKAGIFFFFAAWLAAMTAFVYLLLPETKGVPIEQVGRVWRAHWFWSRVVGPDPDADEARAGGKL; from the exons ATGGCGGTAGGCGTCGTCGCCGTCGAGGGCGGCCAGGACCGCCGCTACGGCGGAAGGATCACCACCTTCGTCGTGCTGTCCTGCATGACCGCCGGCATGGGCGGTGTCATCTTCGGCTACGACATCGGGATCGCAG GCGGCGTGTCGTCCATGGAGCCGTTCCTGCGCAAGTTCTTCCCGGACGTGTACCGCCGGATGCACGGCGACACGCGGGTGAGCAACTACTGCAAGTTCGACAGCCAGCTGCTGACGGCCTTCACGTCGTCGCTGTACGTGGCGGGCCTGCTGACCACGTTCCTGGCGGCGCGGGTCACGGCGGGGCGCGGCCGCAGGGCGTCCATGGTCCTGGGCGGCGCCGCGTTCCTGGCGGGCGCGGCCGTGGGCGGCGCGTCCGTGAACATCTACATGGTTATCCTGGGGCGGGTGCTCCTGGGCGTCGGGCTCGGCTTCGCCAACCAGGCCGTGCCGCTGTACCTGTCGGAGATGGCGCCGGCCCGGCTCCGCGGCGCGTTCAGCAACGGGTTCCAGCTCAGCGTCGGGGTCGGCGCGCTGGCGGCGAACGTGATCAACTTCGGCACGGAGAAGATCAGGGGCGGGTGGGGTTGGCGCGTGTCGCTGGCGCTCGCCGCGGTCCCCGCGGGGCTCCTCACCCTCGGCGCGCTGTTCCTCCCCGAGACGCCGAACAGCCTGGTGCAGCAGGGCAGGGACCGCCACGACGTGGCGCGTCTGCTGCAGAAGGTCCGCGGCGCCGGCGTCGACGTGGGCGACGAGCTAGACGACATCGTCgccgcggcggcgtcggcgggggAAGACGGGGCCGGAGGGGACGGCCTGCGTCGGCTCCTCGTGGAGCGGCGGTACCGGCCGCAGCTGGTGATGGCGGTGGCAATCCCTTTCTTCCAGCAGGTGACGGGGATCAACGCGATCGCGTTCTACGCGCCGGAGCTGCTGCGCACCATCGGCATGGGCGAGAGCGCGTCGCTGCTGTCGGCGGTAGTGACGGGCGTGGTGGGCGTGGGATCCACCTTCGCGTCCATGCTCGCCGTGGACCGCTTCGGGCGCCGCACGCTGTTCCTGGTCGGCGGCGCGCAGATGCTGGCGTCGCAGGTGCTGATCGGCGCCATCATGGCCGCGGAGCTGCGGGACAGCGGCGGCCTGGGCAAAGGCTGGGCCGGGGTGCTCATCCTTCTCATCGCCGTGTACGTGGCCGGGTTCGGCTGGTCCTGGGGCCCGCTCGGGTGGCTGGTGCCCAGCGAGATCTTCCCGCTGGAGGTGCGCGCCGCCGGGCAGAGCGTCACGGTGGCCGTGAGCTTCGCGTTCACCGTGTTCGTGGCGCAGGCGTTCCTGTCCATGCTGTGCCACATGAAGGCcggcatcttcttcttcttcgccgcGTGGCTCGCCGCCATGACCGCGTTCGTGTACCTACTGCTGCCGGAGACGAAGGGGGTGCCCATCGAGCAGGTGGGCCGGGTGTGGCGCGCGCACTGGTTCTGGAGCAGGGTCGTCGGGCCCGACCCCGATGCCGACGAGGCGCGCGCGGGCGGGAAACTCTAG